The genomic region CACGGTTCGTTCGCGACGCGACCGGACGTCTCACCGGCCGGGTGGAGGAATCCGCGGCGATCGCAGCATTCATCCTCCACGCGCCCTTTCCCGACGCCACCGAGATGCGCGCCCGGATCCGCCGGTTACTCGACCACGCGGCGAGTGTCGGGGCAACCATGTTGCACGACTGTGGCATCGGGATCGGAGGCCCGGCGGACCTCGACCTGCTGGCATCCGCGATCGACGAGAACTCCCCCGTTCGGTATCGGGGAATGTTGACCACCGACCACCTCGACGCCTGGGAACGTACGGGAATCGTGCCCGGATGGGGCACCGACGACTTCCGAGTCACCGGCATGAAGGCGTGGAGCGACGGATCGAATCAGGCCGGCACCGGCTACCAGCGCGAGCCCTACCTGAATTCGACCTCGCGAGGCGAGCTGAACTTCACCGTCGAACAACTCGCGGCCACCATCGATCGCTGTCACCGCGGCGGCTGGCAGATCGGGGTGCACGCCAACGGCGACGCCGCGATCGACACCACGATCGACGCGTATGAGGCCGCGCTCGAAGCGACGCCGCGCGAGGATCACCGCCATCGCATCGAGCACTGCAGCGTCTTGCACCCCGAACAGATCGAACGCATGGCGAGGCTCGGGCTGTCCCCGTCGTTTCTCATCGGACACATCCGCTGGTGGGGCGAGGCGTTTCGAGACCGGCTGCTCGGCCCCGAGCGATCGATGCACTACGACCCGTGTGCCTCAGCGCTCGCTGCGGGCCTGCGCATTTCGCTGCACTCCGACTACAACGTGACCCCGCTCGAGCCGCTGCGTTACGTGGAAGATGCCGTCAACCGGATCATGGCGGCCAACGGCGAGGTGCTCAACGATGCCGAACGCATCAGCGTCGAGGCCGGGCTGCGGGCGGTCACCAGCGACGCCGCCTGGCAGCTTCGCGAGGATCACCGCGCCGGCACGATGGAGGTGGGCAAATCGGCCGACCTGTGTGTCCTCGACGACGATCCGTTCCGAGTGGACGCCACGCGCATTTCACGCATCGCCGTCAGCGCCACCTACCGCGACGGGGTGTTGCGCCACGGCGCGTGACGCGCCCCCGGACGCGAATCATCCGGCTGGAGGCGACGCCAAGCGCCAACTCCAGCCGGATGAACAGCGACGATCTTCGAGCGTCAGGCTTCGAGCGTCAGGACTGACCGCCAGCGGCGTCCTTCACCGACTGCTTGCCCTGGGAGATCCACGGCATCAGCGCACGAAGCTCCTTGCCGACCTTTTCGATCTGATGGGTCTTGCCCTCTTCCTCGAGGCGGTGGAAGTTCGCCCGACCCGAACGCGACTCCTTGATCCACTCGTCGGCGAAGCGGCCGTCCTGGATCTCGGCCAACACGTTGCGCATCTCGTCTTTCACCGCCGGGGTGATGATGCGCGGGCCGCGGGTCAGGTCGCCGTACTCGGCGGTGTCGGAGATCGAGTAGCGCATGCCTTCGATGCCCTCTTCGTAGATGAGATCCACGATGAGCTTCACCTCGTGCAGGCATTCGAAATACGCCGCCTCGGGCTGATACCCGGCCTCGACGAGGGTCTCGAACCCGGCCTTGATGAGCGAGGTCAGACCACCGCACAACACGACCTGCTCGCCGAAGAGATCGGTTTCGGTCTCCTCGGGGAAGGTGGTTTCGAGCACACCGGCGCGGGTGCCGCCGTTGGCGTCGGCATAGGCCATGGCGAGCGCACGGGCGTTGCCGGTCGCGTCCTGGTGAACGGCGATGAGCGACGGCACGCCGCCACCCTCGGTGTAGGTGCGTCGAACGAGATGGCCGGGGCCCTTCGGGGCGACGAGCGCGACGTCGACGTCGGTCGGCGGCACGATCTGTTCGTAACGGATGTTGAAGCCGTGGGCGAAAAAGAGCGCATCGCCGGCGTTCAGGTTCGGGGCGATGAACTCGTCGTAGATGTCCTTTTGCTCGGTGTCGGGCAACAGGATCATGATCAGGTCGGCCCACGCCGACGCCTCGGCGAGCCCCATCACGGTGAGACCGGCGGCCTCGGCCTTGGCCTTCGACGATGACCCGTCACGAAGGCCGACCACGACCTCCACGCCGGAGTCCTTGAGGTTGAGCGCGTGAGCGTGGCCCTGGGAGCCGTAGCCGAGGATGGCGACCTTGCGACCCAGGATGAGGGAACGGTCGGCGTCCTTCTCGTAGAAAACGTTGGCCATGGAGGGTGGTACCTTTCGGGTGTTCGAGCGTGCCGAAACTACTGGCACGAGCGGGGGTTCGGAAATACGACGATGCAGATTTCGACGTCGGGACGCCGATGACGGGTGCCGGTCAGAGCCGGCTGCGATCGAGTCGCGGAAGGGCGATGCGGCCGGTGCGCTGGACCACGACGATCCCGTAGGGACGCAACAGGTCTTCGAGATCGTCGAGGCGAGACGGGACCTCGGCGGCCGAAATGGTGACGTCGGAATGGCCGACGTCGATGATCCGGGCCCCGAAAATGTTCGCCAACTCGACGATCTGCGAGCGGGTCGCCGAATCCGCGCTCACCGTCAACACCATCAACTCCTGTTCGACGGCGTCATTCGGGTCGAGTTCGGAGATCTTGATGACGTTGATCAACTTGTTGAGCTGCTTGACGATCTGCTCGAGCGGGGCGCTGTCGGCATCCGCCACGATGGCGATGCGGCTGTAGGCCGGATCGTCGGTCGGGGCGACCGCGAGGGAGTAGATGTTGTACCCGCGGCGGGCGAACAGGCTCGCCACCCGGGCCAACACCCCCGCCTTGTTCTCGACGAGCACCGACAACATGTGGTGCTTGGGTGCGTTTGGTGCGCTCACTGGACGACGTCCTCCTCGCCGGGACCGACGACGATCTGGCTGTTGGTGCTGCCCGGAGGCACCATCGGAAAAACCTTCTCCGAGGCGTCGGTGCGGAACTCCAACACGACCGGACGGTCATTGATGGAGTTCGCCTTCTCGATCGCCGGAGCGACCTCCTCGGGCGACTCGACGCGCATGGCGACACAACCCATCGCCTCGGCCCACTTCACGTAGTCGGGCAGGTCCGGCGACAGGTAGACCTCGGAGTAGCGCTC from Microthrixaceae bacterium harbors:
- a CDS encoding amidohydrolase, with translation MCEACGPLGVIARTRTVARPTGPMRPARLARMATAHHRVTPGSARPIERLLLGATVHTLDPASTIAEAIAIRDGRIAAVGSAGELRHLADSSTEVLDLDGRTVVPGLIDAHMHSAMVVLDDFVDVGPIATPTADLVFQALAAAATTGEGWVLAKAFDPTITVGHPQLDRDVLDRLVPDRPAFVLESNAHIGYVNSVALRIAGVDDTTPDPPAARFVRDATGRLTGRVEESAAIAAFILHAPFPDATEMRARIRRLLDHAASVGATMLHDCGIGIGGPADLDLLASAIDENSPVRYRGMLTTDHLDAWERTGIVPGWGTDDFRVTGMKAWSDGSNQAGTGYQREPYLNSTSRGELNFTVEQLAATIDRCHRGGWQIGVHANGDAAIDTTIDAYEAALEATPREDHRHRIEHCSVLHPEQIERMARLGLSPSFLIGHIRWWGEAFRDRLLGPERSMHYDPCASALAAGLRISLHSDYNVTPLEPLRYVEDAVNRIMAANGEVLNDAERISVEAGLRAVTSDAAWQLREDHRAGTMEVGKSADLCVLDDDPFRVDATRISRIAVSATYRDGVLRHGA
- the ilvC gene encoding ketol-acid reductoisomerase, coding for MANVFYEKDADRSLILGRKVAILGYGSQGHAHALNLKDSGVEVVVGLRDGSSSKAKAEAAGLTVMGLAEASAWADLIMILLPDTEQKDIYDEFIAPNLNAGDALFFAHGFNIRYEQIVPPTDVDVALVAPKGPGHLVRRTYTEGGGVPSLIAVHQDATGNARALAMAYADANGGTRAGVLETTFPEETETDLFGEQVVLCGGLTSLIKAGFETLVEAGYQPEAAYFECLHEVKLIVDLIYEEGIEGMRYSISDTAEYGDLTRGPRIITPAVKDEMRNVLAEIQDGRFADEWIKESRSGRANFHRLEEEGKTHQIEKVGKELRALMPWISQGKQSVKDAAGGQS
- the ilvN gene encoding acetolactate synthase small subunit is translated as MSAPNAPKHHMLSVLVENKAGVLARVASLFARRGYNIYSLAVAPTDDPAYSRIAIVADADSAPLEQIVKQLNKLINVIKISELDPNDAVEQELMVLTVSADSATRSQIVELANIFGARIIDVGHSDVTISAAEVPSRLDDLEDLLRPYGIVVVQRTGRIALPRLDRSRL